The window GGGGCGAGGCGCGCCTCGTCATCCTGGACGAGCCGACGAACAACATGGACCCGGACGCCGTGAGCGCGCTGACCGACCTCCTCCACGCTTCGCGCGGCGACCGGGCCGTCCTCGTCGTCACCCACGACGCGCGCTTCTTCGCGGGCGTCCCCGCCCGCGTCCTCGAGGTGGGCCGGTGACGCTCCTGCAGGTCTTCGACCCGCTCTTCCGCGTCCCGCTCGCCAACGGGCTCCTCCTCGCGCTCGTCCTCCCAGCTCTCGGCGCCTACGTGCGGCTTCGCAACGAGTGGCTCGCGGCGCTCGGCCTCGCCCAGGTCACCGCCGCGGGCGGAGTGATGGCGATCCTCGTCGGCATCCACCCGCTCGCGGGGTCCCTCGGCGCCGCCGTGCTCGCCGCCGCCCTGAAGGGGCGCACCGAGCGTTCGGGCAACGACGTCTACGCCGTTCTCCTCTTTTTCGGCTGGAGCGCGGCGCTCCTCGGCGCGGCAAACAGCACGAGGGGCGAGGAGCTCTCCCACTCGCTCCTCGAGGGACAGCTCTACTTCACGACCTGGGCGAACCTCGGGGCCGCCATCGCTCTCGTCGCGGTCGTCGCATTCGCGGGGACGTGGCTCTCGAAGCGGCTCCTCCTCGAGCACTTCTTCCCCGAGAGCCTCGCGGCGAATGGCCAGTCCCCCTGGAAGCTCCACCTCGCCTTCGACCTCCTCGTCGCTTTCTCCGTCGCCCTCGCCACCGAGTCGATCGGCGTCATGGCGACGTTCGCCCTCGTCTTCCTCCCCCCCTGGATCGCATTCCGGATCGCCGCCTCGTGGAAGCGCGCGCTCGTTCACTGCGCGGGGTTCTCGATAACGGCCTACCTCGCCGCCTTCGTCCTCGCGATCGTTCTCGACCAGCCGTTCGGGCCCGTCCTCGTCGGGACGCTCGTCGCCGGCGGCATCGTCCTCCTCCCATTCCGCGCCCGCCGCTGAGCGCCCCGCCTTCCGGTAGAGTCGGCACGACATGAAAGACAACGTCGTCCTCATCACCGGGGCCTCTTCGGGAATCGGCGAGGCGGTCGCGCGCGAGCTCGTCCGTCGCGGCGCGAAGGTGATCCTCTGCGCCCGCCGGACCGACCTGCTCGACAAGGTCGCGGCCGACCTGCGCGCCGCGGGCGGCTCCGCCATCGCCGTCGCCTGCGACGTCACGAAGGACGGCGACCCCGAGGCCGCCGTGGCGCGCGCCGTCTCGGAGTGGGGCCGCCTCGACACGGTCCTTGCGAACGCCGGGTTCGCGATCGCCGGACGCATCGAGTCGCTGACTCTCGAGGACTATCGCCGGCAGCTCGAGACGAATCTCTTCGGCACCATCCGGACGCTCCAGGCCGCGCTCCCCGACCTGAAGAGAACGAAGGGCCGCATCGGCGTCGTCGGGAGCGTCAACGGGTTCATCGGCACTCCCGCCACGTCGGCCTACTGCGTCTCGAAGTTCGCCGTCCGGGGGCTCTGCGACGCCATTCGACCCGAGATGAAGCAGCACGGCATCTCCGTGACGCACATCGCCCCCGGCTTCGTCGCGAGCGAGATCCGCGCCAAGGACAACCGCGAGGTCGTCCACAAGCACGCGAAGGACCCCGTGCCGCAGTGGCTCGTCGCCTCTGCCGAGTCGGCGGCCGTCGAGATCGTGGACGCGCTCTCGCAGCGCGACCGAGAGCAGGTCGTGACGTTCCACGGCAAGGTCGCCGTCTTCCTCGAGCGGCATTTCTCGTGGCTCGTCTCGATGCTCGCCGGCGCCGTGGACGCCGACAGGAGACCCGACAGGAAGAGGGAAGCGAAGGCGGGCTGACGCTCCGGAGCGCCGCGTTGCCGGGGGGGGCAGGTCCGTCGTACGATTCCCGAGCCCGCTCCACGGGCGCCGATGAGAGCCTGAAGACCCGCCTTCCCCCAAGTGCCCCGCCGGTCGAGCGTTCCGCCGCTCCCGGCCACGCAGCGAGGTCTCCATGCCGGTCACCCTCTCCGCCGAAAGCGTTTCGGCCGTCCTGCCGGACGGCGTTCGGCTCTTCGCCCCTGTCGACCTGTCGCTCCCGCGCGGCGTGACGGGACTCGTCGGCCCGAACGGCTCGGGAAAGAGCACGCTCCTCGAGATCCTCGCGGGGCTTCGACTCCCCGCGCGGGGGCGCGTCGTCCGCCACGGCACGGTCGGCTTCCTGCCGCAAGCGGTCACGCTCCGCCCGGGAGAGACGGCCGCCGGCCTCCTCGCCGCCGGCTCCGCGCCGGCCTGGCGCGTGAAAAGGGCCCTCTCCGGCGCCGGTCTCGCGGAGGTCGACCTCGATCGCGACGCGAGGACCCTCTCCGGCGGCGAGGCGACTCGCCTGCGCCTCGCGCGGCTCCTCCTCGAAGCGCCGGAGACCGTCCTTCTCGACGAGCCGACGAACCACCTCGACGAGGAGGCTCGCCGCGTCGTGCACGCCTTCGTCGCGACGTTCCCCGGTGCCGTCCTCGTCGCGACGCACGACCGCGCCCTCCTCGCGCTGGCCGATCGCATCGCCGACCTGGGGAGCGGCGGCTTGCGTCTCTACGGAGGCGGCTGGTCCGGGTTCCTGGAGGCTCGACGCGCCGAGCGCGAGGCCGCCGATCGTGGCGTCCGCTCCGCGGAGCAGGGGCTCGACGCCGCCCGCAGGGCGGCCCGCGAGGCCCGCGAGCGGCAGGCCCGCCGGAGCGCCGCGGGACGCCGAGAGGCCGCGCGGGGCGGCCTCCCGAAGATCGCCCGCGGCGCGATGAAGCGCTCCGCGCAGAACACGGCAGGCCGGCTGAAGGGCCTCCACGACGAGCGCGTCGAAGCGGCCGCCTCGGAGCTGGCGCGGGCTCGCGCCCGAACGCCCGAAGGCCCTAGGGTCGTCGTCGACCTCGAGACGACACGCGTCCCCGCCCGCAAGCGTCTCGTCGAGGCAGAGGGGGTCAACGTCCGGCTGCCCGGCGGATGGCTCTGGGCGAGCCCCGTCACCTTCGAGGTCGTCGGCCCCGAGCGGATCTGGCTGCGGGGAGCGAACGGCTCGGGCAAGTCGACTCTCTTCGCGCTCCTCTCGGGGCGCGTCCCGGACTCGGGGACGCTCCGCGTCGGGGCCGCGCGCGTGGCCCGCCTCGAGCAGGACGCCGTCCTCGGCGACGAGGGGACCCTCGCCGATGCGCTCCGGCGCCACGCTCCGGCCCGGGCCGAGCACGAGCGCCGAGTCCTCCTCGGGCGCTTCGGCTTCGTTCAGGATGCGGCCGGAAAGCCCGTGGCCGCGCTGTCCGGGGGAGAGAGGATCCGCGCCGGCCTCGCGGCTCTCCTGGCCGCGGACCAGGCTCCCGAGATCCTCCTGCTCGACGAGCCGTCGAACCATCTCGACCTCCCGGGGCTCGAGGCGGTTGCGTCAGCTCTCCGCGCCTTCCGGGGCGCGCTTCTCCTCGTCACGCACGACGCCGCGTTCGCGCGCGACGTGGAGGTCACGCGGGAGCTTCGGCTCCCCCCGAGGGCCTGCGTGTCCCCCGCCGCGCTCCGCGCCCGGACCCGGCGATAGGATCGGCGCGATGGACTTCCGTCAGCTCGTCGCCGCCCGCTACAGCGTACGCACCTACCGTTCCGATCCGGTGCCCGAGGCGCTTCTTCGAGAGGTGCTCGAGGCGGCGCGCCACGCCCCGTCCGCCTGCAACCGCCAGCCGTTCCGAGTGATCGTCCTGACGACGCGAGGCCGGGAAACCGACCTCCTCCGCGTCTATCCGAAACCCTGGTTCGTGGAGGCGCCTCTCGTCCTCGCCGTCTGCTCGGTACCCACCGAGGCGTGGGTGAGGAGCCGCCACGACGGTTGGAGCGCGGCGGAGACGGACGCCACCATCGCGACCGACCACCTTCTCCTCGCCGCCGCGGACCGCGGCCTCGGCACCTGCTGGGTCGCCGCCTTCGACCCCGTCGCGGCCCGCGAGGTCCTGGGGCTCCCGGACGACGTCGTACCGGTCGCCTTCACGCCTCTCGGCTGGCCGGCGGGCGAGGCGGGGCCGAAGGAACGGAGGCCGCTGTCCGAGCTCGTCCGATACGAGCGCTGGTAGACCCGCGCGGCCGGCCGTGGGCGGCTGCGCCGGCGGCGACGAGGAGAGGGGCGGAGTGCTCCCAGGTCGATCGCGCGGTCCGGGCCGCGGGGGCGCGCTTCTCGAAGTCGAGGAGCGCGTCGACGTCGCAGCGCGCGAGGGCATCCTCCGCCCAGGCGTCGAACTCGGTCGCCCACCGCGGGATTCCCGGGCGAAACGCGCAGCTCATGTTGCGGGTGAGGAAGCCGCTGCCGAAGGCGTCCCGCATCGGGAACGGGCGAGCCTCTTCTGCAGCGAGCCGATTCCGCCCGGGCCGTGGGCTTCGGTGGCCTCGGTGGACTTCCTCGCGGCCTAGAATCCCGGGCGAGGTCCCCCGATGGAAGCTGCCCAGCGCGTCCTCTTCGTCGACCCCTCGAACGGCTTCTACAGGATGCGCAAGTACCGGGTCGGCGACTATTTCGGCCCGGTCGACCTCGGGCTCCACCTCGCGGACCGCTGGCGGAGCCTGAACATCGGCGCGGGCCTCTTCGCCGGCTCGATCCTCCCCGGCTCGAACCGGCTCGTCGTCACCGGCTTCTCCCCCGCCTGGCGCGGCTTCTACGTCTCGAGTCTCGGCGGCGCCGCCCTCGTCTTCGACAACCTCGGCATCAACATGGTGAGCCTCGTCGGAAGGGCACCCACGCCGTCGGTCCTCTACCTGAACCGCAGCCACGGCGAGGAGATCGACGTCGAGGTCCACCCGGTCGACCTCGCGAAGGCCTGGGCGCGCGGCCGCGGCGGCTTCTACGGTCTCATGGAAGAGGTCCTCGAGCGCTTCGGCCCGCGCTACCAGACCGATCCGCGCGTCCTCGCCGTCGGCCCCGCGGCGGAGTCGACCGACTTCGGCGCCATCGGCAGCGCCCCTGTCGTGAAGGGGCGGCTCACCCACGCGGACACCTGGGCCGGCCGCGGCGGGATGGGCTCGAAGATGCTCCAGGACCATGGGCTCGCCGCGGTGATCTACGGCGGGACCTTCGTCGACGAGGACTTCCGTGACCGGAAGCTGGCCGACTCCTGGTTCCAGACGCGCTACGAGAAGCGCCTCGCGACGAAGGACTTCGAGGCGACGACGAAATACCGCTTCGACCCGAAGTTCGAGACCGGCGGCACCTTCGGCGTGAACTTCGCCACGCTGAAGGGGCGCCTCATGGCGTTCAACTACCGCTCGCTCCACTTCTCCGAGGCCGAGCGGCTCGAGCTCTGGGAGCGCCTGGTCGCCCCCCACTACCTCGCGCAGTTCAACGAGGAGACGATCGCGAAGCGGCAGCAGTCGACCTGCGGCGAGCCGTGCGCGGCCGTCTGCAAGAAGCTGCGCGACGAGTACAAGAAGGACTACGAGCCCTACCAGACGATGGGTCCGCTCTGCGGCATCTTCGACCAGCGCGCGGCCGAGCTCCTCAACGGCAGGGCCGACGCGGCGGGCTTCGACGCGATCTCCCTGGGCGGCGTCCTCGCCTGGCTCATGGAGTGCCTCCTCGAGGGCGACCTGTCGCCGGACGACCTCGGCGTCTCCCGCCTCCCGCGCTGGGAGACCGCCGGCTTCGACGTCGTCGCCGACTCGATGCACAACGCCGAGGTGGGGATCGAGCTGATCGAATCGATCCTCCTCCGGCGTGGGGTCCTCGACCTCTCGGAGGGCCCCCGGAAGTGGGCCCGGCGGGTCCATCGCGAGAAGGGGCCGCGCATCCTCGACCGGCTCGTCTGCCTCGCCTCGGGGCGGCGCGGCTGGATGGTGCCGAACCAGTACTGGACCCCGGGCGCCCTCGCCCCGATGCCGATGATGGGCAAGTACTACATGTTCTACGGCCCGGAGTTCTTCCCGCCGCGGGCGCTCGGGCGCGTCTCGGCCGACCGGATGAAGGAAGAGCTCGCGATCGACGACCTGGGCGTCTGCCGCTTCCACCGCGGGTGGGCCGAGGAGATGCTCCCCGAGATCGTCGGCGCCGTCTACGGCCTGAAGGACGAGTACCTGAAGGCGATCGCCGTCACCGCGAGCCGGATCAACAGCCGCAACGCCTCGGTCTTCTGGGAGTCGGAACGCGACGTCGACTTCGTCGCGTCCTACCTGAAGCGGCGGCGGGACGTCGAGGGCGACGCCGACCCCGAGCTCGCCCGCTGGGTCGAGGCGTTCGAGAAGGACCGGCACGAGGCCGCGCTCGCATGGTGGTACGAGACGCGGAAGGGGATCGACGAGAGTCTCCGCGCCTTCCTCTGAGCGGAGGCGACCTCCGCGACTGCAGCGGCCGCTGCCTCACTCCGGCAGGGGGACGAGCTCGATCTCGTCGCCGGGCACCCGCGGGAATCGGCCTTCCTTCCAGTCCCGCTTCGCCTTCTCGATCCGCTCGCGCGAGCTCGAGACGAAGTTCCAGTCGATGAGCGGCGGGCGCTCGAGGGGCGCGCCGCCGATCAGGACGGCCCGCGCCGGCGCCTCGGCCCGAAGGACGACCCCGGCGCCCGGCGCCAGGACGAGCATGCGCCCCGGGCCGCTGGGCTCGTCGCCGACGGCGATCGACCCCTCGACGGTGTACACGGCGCGCTCCTCGGGCTCGACGGGGAGCGGCAGCTCGCTTCCGGCGGGCATCGCGACGTCGACGTAGAAGAGCGGGGAGTGGACCGTGACGGGAGACGTGGCGCCGAAGGCCGAGCCGGCGAGAACCCGGAGCCGGACCCCTCCCCGCTCGAGCTCCGGGAGCATCGCGCCCGGGTGATGGACGAACGCCGGCTCCGTCCCTTCGGCATGTGCCGGGAGAGCGACCCACAGCTGGAGCCCGTGGAGGGTCGCTCCTGCCACGCGCCCTTCCGAAGGGGTCCGCTCGGAGTGGACGATGCCGCGGCCAGCCGTCATCCAGTTGACGTCGCCCGGGCGTATCCGCTGCCGCGACCCGAGGCTGTCGCGGTGGAGGAGCTCCCCTTCGTAGAGGTAGGTCACCGTCTCGAGGCCGATGTGCGGGTGCGGCAGGACGTCGAGCCCGCGGCCCGCGTCGAAGCGCACCGGCCCCATCTCGTCGAAGTAGACGAAGGGACCGACGAGGCGCCGCCGTCTCCAGGGAAGGAGGCGGCGGACGCTGAGGCCGCCGATGTCCCGCCTCCTCGCCTCGATCACGGAGACGACGGGAGCTGAGGAAGACCTCGGCCGAGAGGGCGCCGCCGTGTTCTCTGGTGTCTTCATCGAATCCCCGTTCAGTCGAGCTGCACCGAGCGTTTCGTGAAGGCCCCGTCCATCCACCAGCCGGTGATGGGAAACGTCACGCGCGGACGGCTGTCGGCGGCTGCGCCGGCGGCGACGAGGAGGGGCGCGTAGTGCTCCCAGGTCGGGAGCGCCGTCCGGGCCGCCGGAGCGCGCTTCTCGAAGTCGAGGAGCGCGTCGACGTCGAAGCGCGAGAGGGAGTCCTCCGCCCAGCCGTCGAACTCCGTCGCCCACTGCGGGATTCCCGGGCGGAACGCGTAGCGCATGTTGTGGGTCAGGAAACCGCTGCCGAAGACGAGGACCCCCTCGTCGCGGAGCGGGGCGAGCGCCCGGCCGAGCGCGAAGAGCTCCGCCGGGTCGAGACGCGGCATCGAAAGCTGGAGGACGGGGACGTCCGCTTCCGGGTACATCGCGACGAGCGGCACGTAGGCCCCGTGGTCGAGGCCGCGCGCCGGCTCGTCCGTGAAGGCGATCCCCCTCGACTTCAGGAGGCCGCGAACGTCCCCGGCGAGCGCGGGCGCGCCGGGCGAGGGGTAGACGGTCCGGTAGTACTTCTCGGGGAAGCCGGAGAAGTCGTAGACGAGCGGAACCGGCGTCGTCGCGCCGAGCGACGCCGGGCGCGCCTCCCAGTGGGCCGAGATCATCAGGATGCTTTCCGGCCTCGGCATCGCGCCGGCCCACGCGGCGAGCTCGCCCATCCAGGCCGCGTCGTCGAGGAGGACGGGCGCGCCGTGCGCCGCGAAGATCGCGGGCATCCGTCGGCTCGAGTCATTGTTCATTCGGGTCCTTCCCTTCCGCTCCGGTGCCACGACGCTCAACCGAGCCGACCGTCCCGGTAGTCGCTCACCGCCTGGTAGATCTCCTCCTCGGTGTTCATGACGAACGGGCCGTACTGCGCGATCGGCTCGCCGAGCGGCCGCCCCGCGACGAGGAGCGCTCGCGCTCCGTCCTTCGCCTCGATCACGACTCCGTCCGCCGCCGGGTCGTTCGAAAGGAGCGCGAGCTTCCCCGGCGTCACCTCCCGCCCCCCGATCGCCGCGGCGCCGCGGTAGACGACGACGAACGCGTTGTGCCCGCTCGCGAGCGGCTGCTCGAACCGGGCGCCCGCGTCGAGGTGGAGGTCGAGGACGAGCGGCTCCGTCGCCTCGCGCGTCACCGCGCCGGCCACGCCGTGGCTCACGCCCGCGATGACGATCGCCGTGACGCCGCCGGCCGTGAACCGCGGAAGGTCCGCCGCGCCGAAATCGCGGTACCAGGGCGCCTTCATCTTGTCGCGGCCCGGGAGGTTCAGCCAGAGCTGGAAGCCCTCCATGACCCCCTCTTCCTGCTGCGGGATCTCGGAGTGGACGACGCCGCGCCCGGCCGTCATCCACTGGACGCCGCCGTTCTCGAGGAGACCCTCGTGCCCCGCGCTGTCGCGGTGCTTCATCCGGCCCGCGATCATGTACGTCACCGTCTCGAAGCCGCGGTGCGGGTGGTCGGGGAAGCCGGCGATGTAGTCGTCCGGGTCGTCGCTCCCGAAGGCGTCGAGCATCAGGAACGGGTCGAGCCGCCGCTGGAGCGGCTGCGAGAGGAGGCGCGTGAGCTTCACGCCCGCGCCGTCGGAGGTCGCCGTGCCGGCGACGAGGCGCTCGACGGAGCGGGACGTGCGGACTGTCTCCGCGCGGAGAGCGGTGGTCGGGCTCGAGGTCGGTGTCATCGTCTTCGTCATCTCGGTGTCTCCCTGTCGTGCGCCGGTCTTCAGGCGGCGAGCGCGGCTTCGAGGTCGGCCTCGGCTTCGGCGAAGCCCTTGCGCATCGACTCCTCGCCCATGTTCATTCCCTCGGCGTAGATGAAGCGGACGTCGGTGATGCCGAGGAAGCCGAGGATCGTCTTCAGATAGGGAGTCTGGGCGTCGCCCGGCGTACCGCGGTAGCGCCCGCCGCGCGCGAGCGCGACGTAGGCGGTCTTGCCCTTCAGGAGCCCTTCGGGTCCGCTCGACGTGTAGCGGAACGTGACGCCGGCCCTGGCGATCGCGTCGATCCAGCCCTTCAGCTGCACCGGGTTTCCGAGGTTGTACATCGGGACGCCGAGGACGAGGGCGTCGGCCGCCTGGACTTCGGCGATGAGCGCGTCCCTCGCGGCGACGGACGCGGCCTGCTCCGGCGTCCTTTTCTCGGCGGGCGTAAAGAGCGCCCCGAGCGCCGCGTCGTCGAGGGCGGGCACGGGGTCCTTTGCGAGGTCGCGGACCTTCAGGACGGAATCGGGGTTCGCCTCGCGCAGGCGGTCGACGACGGCGTTCGCGACGCGGGTGGAGTTCGCGCCTTCGTTCCGGGCGCTCGCGTTGATCTGGAGGATCTTCATTTCGTTCTCCCTGGGACCGGGGTTCGTTCCCGACGACAAAGATGGGCGTTCTACAGGCGGAAGAGAAGAGGCGAAATCGGATATCATTGTTCCGTAAATGAAACAATCTGAGCCCAACGATCTTCTGATCTTCGCCCGGGTGGCCGACTCGGGGAGCTTCAGCCGCGCCGCCGAACGCCTGGGCCTGCCGAAGTCGACGGTCTCGAGGCGGATCTCCATCCTCGAGGAGCGGCTCGGCGAGCGGCTCATGGTCCGGACGACGCGGCGTCTCCGCCTCACGGAGCTCGGCGAGAAGCTCCTCGCCCACGCCCGTCGCGTCGCCACGGAGGTCGACGACGTCGCCGCCCTCGCCGAGAACCGGAAGGAGGCGCCGGTCGGCCGCCTTCGCGTCGCGATGCCGAGCGACCTCGCCATCCTCCTCTTCTCCGAAGCGCTCGCCGCGTTTACGGCGATGCACCCGGCGGTCTCGCTCGAGCTCGACCTTTCCGCGCGGCGCGTCGACCTGCTCGGGGAGAACGTCGACCTCGCCGTTCAGATCGGCTCGCCGCCCGAAGACGCCCTTCTCGCCGCGCGCCGCGTCGCGGTCTTCCCGATCGGCCTCTACGCCGCCCCGTCCTATCTCGCCGGGCGTGGAGACCCCGTATCGCCCGACGACCTCGCGCGGCACGACGCCCTCCGGCTCCTCGGGCGCGACGGGGAGCCGGCCCGCTGGACGCTCACCCGGGGCGAGGAACGGTGGCAGGGCGTTCCCAACGGGCGGGCGAGCGCGAACTCCCCCGAGCTCCTGCTCCGCCTCGCCCGCGCGGGCGCGGGGATCGCCGCCGTCCCCGACCTCCTCGCCGCACCCTACGTGCGACGAGGCGAGCTGCGCCGCGTGCTCCCCGCGTGGTGCCTCAGCGCTCGCACGGCCTGGGCCGTCTTCCCGGGCCGCCGCCTCATGCCGGGGAAAGTGCGCGCCTTCCTCGACATGCTCGTCACGGCGCTCCCCGTCGAGACGGCGTCATCGGCCTGACGGAGCCCACGCTCCCGACCGGCGTCCCGCTCCCCGTCGTCGTTCTCTCCGTTCTCCTACGCCGCCTGCTCCGCCGGTCGGTCGCTCACGATCCTCCCGTCGCGGATCTCCACGATCCGGCTCGCGCGGCGGGCCAGCGCCATGTCGTGCGTGATGACGATCAGCGTCGAGCCCTGCTTCCAGAGGTCGAGGAAGACTCCCATGATGTCGGTCCCCGACGTCGTGTCGAGGTTCCCGGTCGGTTCGTCCGCGAGGACGATGTCGGGGTCCATCGCGAGGGCCCGCGCGATCGCCACGCGCTGCATCTGCCCACCCGACAGCTCCGTCGGCTTGTGGTCCATCCGGTCGCCGAGGCCGACCTTCGCAAGGAGCTCGGCCGTCTTCGCGCGCCGCACCTTCGGCGCGACGCCTCCGAAGACGAGCGGCATCTCGACGTTCTCGAACGCGCTGATCTGGGGCAGCAGGTTGAACGCCTGGAAGACGAAGCCGACCCGCCGGTTCCTCACCTCGGCGAGCTGGTCGCGAGAGAGGCCGGCGACCTTCTCGCCGCCGATGAAGTAGTCGCCGCCCGAAGGCGTGTCGAGGCAGCCGAGGAGGTTCATGAGCGTCGACTTGCCGGAGCCCGAAGGGCCGACGATCGCGACGAACTCGCCCTT is drawn from Holophagales bacterium and contains these coding sequences:
- a CDS encoding metal ABC transporter permease; its protein translation is MTLLQVFDPLFRVPLANGLLLALVLPALGAYVRLRNEWLAALGLAQVTAAGGVMAILVGIHPLAGSLGAAVLAAALKGRTERSGNDVYAVLLFFGWSAALLGAANSTRGEELSHSLLEGQLYFTTWANLGAAIALVAVVAFAGTWLSKRLLLEHFFPESLAANGQSPWKLHLAFDLLVAFSVALATESIGVMATFALVFLPPWIAFRIAASWKRALVHCAGFSITAYLAAFVLAIVLDQPFGPVLVGTLVAGGIVLLPFRARR
- a CDS encoding SDR family oxidoreductase; the encoded protein is MKDNVVLITGASSGIGEAVARELVRRGAKVILCARRTDLLDKVAADLRAAGGSAIAVACDVTKDGDPEAAVARAVSEWGRLDTVLANAGFAIAGRIESLTLEDYRRQLETNLFGTIRTLQAALPDLKRTKGRIGVVGSVNGFIGTPATSAYCVSKFAVRGLCDAIRPEMKQHGISVTHIAPGFVASEIRAKDNREVVHKHAKDPVPQWLVASAESAAVEIVDALSQRDREQVVTFHGKVAVFLERHFSWLVSMLAGAVDADRRPDRKREAKAG
- a CDS encoding ABC-F family ATP-binding cassette domain-containing protein produces the protein MPVTLSAESVSAVLPDGVRLFAPVDLSLPRGVTGLVGPNGSGKSTLLEILAGLRLPARGRVVRHGTVGFLPQAVTLRPGETAAGLLAAGSAPAWRVKRALSGAGLAEVDLDRDARTLSGGEATRLRLARLLLEAPETVLLDEPTNHLDEEARRVVHAFVATFPGAVLVATHDRALLALADRIADLGSGGLRLYGGGWSGFLEARRAEREAADRGVRSAEQGLDAARRAAREARERQARRSAAGRREAARGGLPKIARGAMKRSAQNTAGRLKGLHDERVEAAASELARARARTPEGPRVVVDLETTRVPARKRLVEAEGVNVRLPGGWLWASPVTFEVVGPERIWLRGANGSGKSTLFALLSGRVPDSGTLRVGAARVARLEQDAVLGDEGTLADALRRHAPARAEHERRVLLGRFGFVQDAAGKPVAALSGGERIRAGLAALLAADQAPEILLLDEPSNHLDLPGLEAVASALRAFRGALLLVTHDAAFARDVEVTRELRLPPRACVSPAALRARTRR
- a CDS encoding nitroreductase family protein encodes the protein MDFRQLVAARYSVRTYRSDPVPEALLREVLEAARHAPSACNRQPFRVIVLTTRGRETDLLRVYPKPWFVEAPLVLAVCSVPTEAWVRSRHDGWSAAETDATIATDHLLLAAADRGLGTCWVAAFDPVAAREVLGLPDDVVPVAFTPLGWPAGEAGPKERRPLSELVRYERW
- a CDS encoding aldehyde ferredoxin oxidoreductase, producing the protein MEAAQRVLFVDPSNGFYRMRKYRVGDYFGPVDLGLHLADRWRSLNIGAGLFAGSILPGSNRLVVTGFSPAWRGFYVSSLGGAALVFDNLGINMVSLVGRAPTPSVLYLNRSHGEEIDVEVHPVDLAKAWARGRGGFYGLMEEVLERFGPRYQTDPRVLAVGPAAESTDFGAIGSAPVVKGRLTHADTWAGRGGMGSKMLQDHGLAAVIYGGTFVDEDFRDRKLADSWFQTRYEKRLATKDFEATTKYRFDPKFETGGTFGVNFATLKGRLMAFNYRSLHFSEAERLELWERLVAPHYLAQFNEETIAKRQQSTCGEPCAAVCKKLRDEYKKDYEPYQTMGPLCGIFDQRAAELLNGRADAAGFDAISLGGVLAWLMECLLEGDLSPDDLGVSRLPRWETAGFDVVADSMHNAEVGIELIESILLRRGVLDLSEGPRKWARRVHREKGPRILDRLVCLASGRRGWMVPNQYWTPGALAPMPMMGKYYMFYGPEFFPPRALGRVSADRMKEELAIDDLGVCRFHRGWAEEMLPEIVGAVYGLKDEYLKAIAVTASRINSRNASVFWESERDVDFVASYLKRRRDVEGDADPELARWVEAFEKDRHEAALAWWYETRKGIDESLRAFL
- a CDS encoding pirin family protein, whose amino-acid sequence is MKTPENTAAPSRPRSSSAPVVSVIEARRRDIGGLSVRRLLPWRRRRLVGPFVYFDEMGPVRFDAGRGLDVLPHPHIGLETVTYLYEGELLHRDSLGSRQRIRPGDVNWMTAGRGIVHSERTPSEGRVAGATLHGLQLWVALPAHAEGTEPAFVHHPGAMLPELERGGVRLRVLAGSAFGATSPVTVHSPLFYVDVAMPAGSELPLPVEPEERAVYTVEGSIAVGDEPSGPGRMLVLAPGAGVVLRAEAPARAVLIGGAPLERPPLIDWNFVSSSRERIEKAKRDWKEGRFPRVPGDEIELVPLPE
- a CDS encoding dioxygenase — its product is MPAIFAAHGAPVLLDDAAWMGELAAWAGAMPRPESILMISAHWEARPASLGATTPVPLVYDFSGFPEKYYRTVYPSPGAPALAGDVRGLLKSRGIAFTDEPARGLDHGAYVPLVAMYPEADVPVLQLSMPRLDPAELFALGRALAPLRDEGVLVFGSGFLTHNMRYAFRPGIPQWATEFDGWAEDSLSRFDVDALLDFEKRAPAARTALPTWEHYAPLLVAAGAAADSRPRVTFPITGWWMDGAFTKRSVQLD
- a CDS encoding pirin family protein; translation: MTPTSSPTTALRAETVRTSRSVERLVAGTATSDGAGVKLTRLLSQPLQRRLDPFLMLDAFGSDDPDDYIAGFPDHPHRGFETVTYMIAGRMKHRDSAGHEGLLENGGVQWMTAGRGVVHSEIPQQEEGVMEGFQLWLNLPGRDKMKAPWYRDFGAADLPRFTAGGVTAIVIAGVSHGVAGAVTREATEPLVLDLHLDAGARFEQPLASGHNAFVVVYRGAAAIGGREVTPGKLALLSNDPAADGVVIEAKDGARALLVAGRPLGEPIAQYGPFVMNTEEEIYQAVSDYRDGRLG
- a CDS encoding NAD(P)H-dependent oxidoreductase, whose amino-acid sequence is MKILQINASARNEGANSTRVANAVVDRLREANPDSVLKVRDLAKDPVPALDDAALGALFTPAEKRTPEQAASVAARDALIAEVQAADALVLGVPMYNLGNPVQLKGWIDAIARAGVTFRYTSSGPEGLLKGKTAYVALARGGRYRGTPGDAQTPYLKTILGFLGITDVRFIYAEGMNMGEESMRKGFAEAEADLEAALAA
- a CDS encoding LysR family transcriptional regulator, whose amino-acid sequence is MKQSEPNDLLIFARVADSGSFSRAAERLGLPKSTVSRRISILEERLGERLMVRTTRRLRLTELGEKLLAHARRVATEVDDVAALAENRKEAPVGRLRVAMPSDLAILLFSEALAAFTAMHPAVSLELDLSARRVDLLGENVDLAVQIGSPPEDALLAARRVAVFPIGLYAAPSYLAGRGDPVSPDDLARHDALRLLGRDGEPARWTLTRGEERWQGVPNGRASANSPELLLRLARAGAGIAAVPDLLAAPYVRRGELRRVLPAWCLSARTAWAVFPGRRLMPGKVRAFLDMLVTALPVETASSA
- a CDS encoding ABC transporter ATP-binding protein; this encodes MIEMAGIRKVYDTGKVKVEALKGVDLTIEKGEFVAIVGPSGSGKSTLMNLLGCLDTPSGGDYFIGGEKVAGLSRDQLAEVRNRRVGFVFQAFNLLPQISAFENVEMPLVFGGVAPKVRRAKTAELLAKVGLGDRMDHKPTELSGGQMQRVAIARALAMDPDIVLADEPTGNLDTTSGTDIMGVFLDLWKQGSTLIVITHDMALARRASRIVEIRDGRIVSDRPAEQAA